GTGTGAGGCCGCTTGATTGGAGAAAGAAACGACAGAGGCGAAAACTTGCTCTTGGTGATTTCGTTTCGGGGGAATTGGTTACATCGGCGAAAGGGAGAATAGCAGTCTCAGGCTTTGTGCAACATCGAGAGGAGATGCAAACGCCTTGATAGCTCGCTCAGACTATCACAAACGGCCATAGTTCAGGCATGGCCGGACTTTGAGGAGATGAACTGGAATCTGCCGGTTCAAGAcgatcttttattttttttccTTCCTTTTCAattttttgttttgtttccttGGCGTTATAGGCAATGGCAAGCGGGCGGGTATGGATAGCATTTGGTCATAACGGGTATACATTGAGCACCCTGGAAATAGGGAATCGGAAGTTAGCGATACGATCTTGAGATCGTCAGGTATGCATGACAATACCAGAATAGCGATAATGTCAATTTGAGTAATGGGGACATCACCTTCTCACCCATCTTGAAGAACCCAGCCAGTGACGCTTGTTTGATCGCTTGGTATTGAATAGATATGGTAAGTAGACTTGTTCCATGATGGTACATACAAGATGGTCCCCCGACGCCGTCTAATGCACTGCCAATCTACACATATGATACACTCCTTTTGGTCCCGCCACGTACACTCCGCTTTGTTTTTCCTTCATGTTGCCATCCGTTCCTCTTTCCAATTAGATTTTTATACACATCACCAGAACTTCCACCAAGACTTGTTGGATGCTGAGCCACCTGCAGGCTCAACACCCAGCCTGTCTAAGGGGCCTCCATTTTGTTGACGCTCCCGCTCTGCTGCCATCGCCTCCTCCAGCCTCACCTTGACAGTTTCAGACTCGACTGACTGTGTCTGATAATCCTGGGGGCCTTGTGTtgactcctccttcttctctccgcCCCCTAGCACACCAGAGAAAACCCCTAGTATACCCTTCCCACTTGATGGCTTTGTAACAGTCCCCTCTGCGTTTTCTTTAAATGTGGGCTTGATGTGTTCTTCGAAATGTGTGCGGTGCGAAGGTGCTTCGAGCAAAGGTGGTAGCTTCTCGCCTCTTGCCTCGGCAGCTTGGTTGGCTTCCTCAACGAGAAGGATCTGGTCCTCTGTAGCCTCGCCCTTGATGTAGGCGAGACGTGCCATAGCAAGCTCATCGGCTTCAAGTAGCTTTTGGGCCTCGACCCATTCGGCTCGGCGGGCTCGGTTGTAACGAACCATATCCCAGACAGAGTATCCGGAGACAACAGCTGCAACAACTAGAATGCTTGTCAGCTGGCGAATTCAGTCG
The window above is part of the Fusarium musae strain F31 chromosome 6, whole genome shotgun sequence genome. Proteins encoded here:
- a CDS encoding hypothetical protein (EggNog:ENOG41), which translates into the protein MASRMGPRSVKDATRFTSTIPHATSKAAQRTPRIPGETPEQRVRRLRQAHLAAQHASISKTDKFIDASRRIFDVAHRWTVGSIVVFTVVAAVVSGYSVWDMVRYNRARRAEWVEAQKLLEADELAMARLAYIKGEATEDQILLVEEANQAAEARGEKLPPLLEAPSHRTHFEEHIKPTFKENAEGTVTKPSSGKGILGVFSGVLGGGEKKEESTQGPQDYQTQSVESETVKVRLEEAMAAERERQQNGGPLDRLGVEPAGGSASNKSWWKFW